The proteins below come from a single Aquificaceae bacterium genomic window:
- the ispH gene encoding 4-hydroxy-3-methylbut-2-enyl diphosphate reductase, with the protein MAQIIVAEHAGFCFGVRRAINLAEEAVKDTHLGGKVFSMGPLIHNPQEVKRLEGKGLMLLEDESMLDENSTVIVRSHGIPPQKERELLSKGVRLVDATCPFVKAVHEAVVKLCKEGYFVVLVGEKNHPEVIGTLGYLQECGGKGVVVESKEDLKAVLGKEKVGIVAQTTQNEQFFKEVVGEIALWAREVKVINTICNATSERQEDVYKLAPQVDVMVIVGGKNSGNTRRLYEISKSLNPNSYHIETPDELRREWFEGAQKIGLTAGASTPDWIIQAVVDRIKELII; encoded by the coding sequence ATGGCACAGATAATAGTGGCGGAGCATGCGGGTTTTTGTTTTGGAGTGAGAAGGGCTATAAACCTTGCGGAAGAGGCGGTAAAGGATACACATTTAGGCGGAAAAGTCTTCAGCATGGGTCCCCTCATACACAACCCTCAGGAAGTTAAAAGACTTGAAGGCAAGGGTCTTATGCTTTTAGAAGATGAAAGCATGCTGGATGAAAACAGCACAGTGATAGTGCGTTCTCATGGCATACCACCACAGAAGGAAAGGGAGCTCCTTTCAAAGGGTGTAAGGCTTGTGGACGCTACATGCCCCTTTGTAAAGGCGGTTCATGAGGCGGTAGTAAAGCTCTGCAAAGAGGGATACTTTGTGGTGCTTGTGGGAGAGAAAAACCATCCAGAAGTGATAGGCACTCTGGGATACCTACAAGAGTGTGGTGGCAAAGGCGTGGTGGTGGAAAGCAAAGAAGACCTAAAGGCGGTTCTTGGAAAGGAAAAGGTTGGCATAGTGGCACAAACTACTCAAAACGAACAGTTTTTCAAAGAGGTGGTAGGTGAAATAGCCTTGTGGGCAAGGGAAGTAAAAGTGATAAACACCATATGCAACGCCACCTCTGAGCGTCAAGAGGATGTATACAAGCTTGCCCCACAAGTGGATGTGATGGTTATAGTAGGTGGGAAAAACAGTGGAAACACAAGAAGGCTTTATGAGATATCCAAATCTCTCAACCCTAACAGCTATCACATAGAAACACCAGATGAGCTAAGAAGGGAATGGTTTGAAGGAGCTCAAAAAATAGGTCTTACCGCAGGTGCGTCAACCCCTGACTGGATAATACAAGCGGTGGTAGACAGGATAAAAGAGCTTATAATTTAA